One window of Nymphaea colorata isolate Beijing-Zhang1983 chromosome 11, ASM883128v2, whole genome shotgun sequence genomic DNA carries:
- the LOC116263692 gene encoding uncharacterized protein LOC116263692, with protein MGSASEQRGLLEALEPPHHMERLGICDYEGDKPAWYLDTNYVELRMLCLERCPTLCATVIGIKSLEELEVSECPTLCELMRMPLLKSLKVWNCDGLNTIGDLPALKPSTVCRCERLKPFANMAALKLLDVSLCPRLEQVSDDHMPALMRLKLWGLDILKQHPTHLPSLEELVVLYLPN; from the coding sequence ATGGGTAGTGCTTCTGAGCagaggggtttgctggaggctttggaacctccacatcACATGGAGAGGTTGGGAATTTGCGATTATGAAGGAGATAAGCCAGcgtggtatttggacaccaactatgtggagcTGCGGATGCTATGCCTGGAACGTTGCCCAACCTTGTGtgcaacagtgataggaattaaatcattggaagaattAGAGGTCAGCGAAtgcccaacattgtgtgaattgATGAGGATGCCTTTGCTGAAGTCCTTGAAGGTTTGGAAttgtgatgggctcaacacaaTTGGTGACTTGCCTGCCCTCAAGCCGTCGACTGTGTGCAGATGTGAAAGGCTGAAGCCTTTCGCTAACATGGCTGCATTGAAGTTGTTGGATGTGAGCCTTTGTCCTAGGCTAGAGCAAGTATctgatgatcacatgccagcTTTAATGAGGTTGAAGCTGTGGGGCCTGGACATTTTGAAGCAGCACCCTActcaccttccttcacttgaggaaCTGGTAGTACTGTATTTGCCCAACTAG
- the LOC116263693 gene encoding uncharacterized protein LOC116263693, whose protein sequence is MIQNGQVSLEQIETNSMIADLLTKGLTPKIVENIQDATFLVCLYSSTKGVAMRLERELVGVEEQNWSKMKSSLKQKVPDGMILVEDLKEIKKEAEDSTSKCSKLWGLLMQEKGIDLGACYILKTSRICSAFGLCTHFCLIRAQCHGDAAEVQLRNSWLNMDF, encoded by the exons atgatacagaatggtcaggtgtctttagagcagaTTGAGACAAATTCTATGATTGCGGATCTGCTTACAAAGGGTTTAACTCCTAAG ATTGTTGAGAATATTCAAGATGCCACTTTTCTTGTGTGCCTGTACTCTAGCACAAAAGGTGTAGCAATGAggttagagagagagttggTGGGAGTAGAAGAACAGAATTGGTCGAAGATGAAGAGTTCTCTGAAGCAGAAGGTGCCAGATGGAATGATTCTGGTGGAGGATCTCAAGGAAATCAAGAAGGAAGCAGAGGACAGCACAAGTAAATGCTCCAAATTATGGGGCTTGTTGATGCAGGAGAAAGGAATAGATCTTGGTGCATGTTACATCCTCAAGACTTCCAGGATTTGCTCTGCTTTCGGGTTGTGCACCCACTTTTGCCTGATTAGGGCACAGTGTCATGGCGACGCAGCTGAAGTTCAGCTAAGAAATTCATGGCTCAACATGGATTTCTAA
- the LOC116263694 gene encoding disease resistance protein RPP13-like, giving the protein MADVFGRDIGGEGLVHGEHDNPRETTHHMGVQPPTGKEDDKKVIVEKLLLNDSTERSKTQKGGVSIISIVGKGGIGKTALAKMVFKELKEHFGKRLTEVCKGSGENPDCSLSELCTQLRNELSKGKFLLVLDDVWELKSWEEEVEGTLMMGVTGCNILMTSRNKNVSYGMRASYMHELREFSFDQSWELFLKEALRKRQIEEDLVMHKIRDVGERIVRECGVLPLVIKMVGVDDAYQENAYRRLEIRRG; this is encoded by the coding sequence ATGGCAGATGTGTTTGGAAGAGATATTGGTGGTGAGGGTCttgttcatggtgaacatgacaacccccgagagacaacccatcaCATGGGTGTACAACCACCCACAGGAAAggaggatgataaaaaggtgaTAGTAGAAAAGCTTTTGTTGAATGACTCTACAGAGAGAAGTAAGACACAAAAGGGTGGTGTTTCTATTATTTCTATTGTAGGAAAAGGTGGAATTGGCAAAACagctcttgcaaaaatggtctttaAAGAACTCAAAGAACATTTTGGGAAACGTCTAACGGAAGTATGCAAGGGATCTGGAGAAAACCCTGATTGTTCCTTGAGTGAGTTGTGCACACAATTAcggaacgagctctcaaagggaaaatttttgttggtcctagatgatgtgtGGGAACTGAAATCGTGGGAGGAAGAGGTAGAGGGAACATTGATGATGGGTGTAACGGGGTGCAATATTTTGATGACCAGTAGAAACAAAAATGTATCGTATGGGATGCGTGCTtcttatatgcatgaattacgaGAATTTAGTTTTGACCAAAGCTGGGAGTTGTTTCTAAAGGAGGCATTAAGAAAACGCCAAAtagaagaagatttggtgatgCACAAGATCAGAGATGTTGGAGAGAGAATAGTAAGGGAGTGTGGGGTGTTGCCGCTTGTGATTAAGATGGTAGGGGTCGATGATGCATACCAAGAAAATGCATACAGAAGATTGGAAATTCGTCGAGggtag